A region from the Benincasa hispida cultivar B227 chromosome 12, ASM972705v1, whole genome shotgun sequence genome encodes:
- the LOC120067797 gene encoding putative GEM-like protein 8, with protein sequence MEALMQQEVAGIPVDSMMFRPVEKSLKRLLPAPVGNQSPDGEPRATKQCREDTVVSRRSMVGSFAQGVREHVAVRLGQKIRETVKGKLNLGAKILQVGGLRKVYKQLFSVREGEKLLKACQCYLSTTTGPLAGLLFISTHKLAFCSDKSLKLSSPTGELLRFHYKVVIPVGRIESVNQSKNVMKPSQKYLEIVTVDNFDFWFMGFQNFQKSFRFLQQAISQEWKINC encoded by the exons ATGGAAGCTCTGATGCAACAAGAAGTCGCTGGGATCCCGGTAGACTCCATGATGTTTCGGCCGGTTGAGAAGTCACTGAAAAGACTGTTGCCTGCTCCGGTCGGTAACCAGTCTCCCGATGGCGAACCCCGGGCGACAAAACAAT GTAGGGAGGATACAGTTGTTAGCAGGAGGAGCATGGTTGGAAGTTTTGCCCAAGGAGTTAGAGAACATG TTGCAGTGAGATTAGGACAAAAGATCAGAGAAACAGTAAAGGGGAAGTTGAATTTGGGAGCAAAGATTCTTCAGGTTGGTGGGCTGAGGAAAGTTTACAAGCAGTTATTTAGTGTAAGAGAAGGAGAGAAACTATTGAAGGCTTGTCAATGCTATTTGTCAACAACAACAGGACCCCTAGCAGGTCTTCTCTTCATATCCACACACAAACTTGCCTTTTGCAGTGACAAATCCCTCAAACTCTCTTCCCCAACTGGAGAGCTCCTAAGATTTCATTACAAG GTGGTGATTCCTGTAGGGAGGATAGAGAGTGTGAACCAAAGTAAGAATGTGATGAAGCCTTCACAGAAGTACTTGGAGATAGTAACTGTTGATAATTTTGATTTCTGGTTCATGGGGTTccaaaatttccaaaaatcattcaGATTTCTTCAACAAGCTATCTCTCAGGAATGGAAGATTAATTGCTAG